One window of the Trypanosoma brucei gambiense DAL972 chromosome 5, complete sequence genome contains the following:
- a CDS encoding ADP-ribosylation factor, putative codes for MGLFSWFWDMLSFLGFTNKTGKILFLGLDNAGKTTLLGKLATDQVHVHRPTFHPNVEELTLGGIKLKTIDMGGHLEARRLWKDYFTKVDGVVFIVDAANPERFQEAKQELDMLLQTEELAKTPFIILGNKIDLPRAVSEDHLITAMGLTGLSTGKQNKVTDPAVRPLEVFMCSVVKKVGYGDAFRWISQYLQNS; via the coding sequence ATGGGGCTGTTTTCGTGGTTTTGGGACATGCTGTCCTTCCTTGGCTTCACAAATAAGACAGGCAAAATTTTGTTTCTCGGGCTTGATAATGCCGGGAAGACGACACTACTTGGAAAGCTTGCTACTGACCAGGTGCATGTTCACAGGCCTACCTTCCACCCAAACGTCGAGGAACTTACCCTTGGTGGAATTAAGCTCAAGACTATTGATATGGGTGGCCATCTGGAAGCTCGTCGCCTATGGAAGGATTACTTCACTAAAGTGGACGGTGTCGTTTTCATTGTGGATGCTGCCAACCCTGAGCGCTTCCAAGAGGCGAAGCAAGAActtgacatgcttttgcaaaCAGAAGAGCTTGCCAAGACgccgtttattattcttggAAACAAAATCGATTTGCCACGTGCTGTATCAGAGGATCACCTTATTACAGCCATGGGGTTAACAGGACTTTCCACCGGTAAGCAAAACAAGGTGACTGACCCTGCTGTGAGACCCCTTGAAGTGTTTATGTGCAGTGTTGTCAAGAAAGTTGGTTATGGTGATGCCTTCAGATGGATATCACAGTACCTTCAAAATTCTTAG